The DNA segment GGCCGCATGCGCTGATTCACACCGGGTCGTGGTGGCATTTACGGGCGTTCGACAGCTGCAGCGAAGAGTTCAGGAACTTCGCCCTTCAGCGCATCGAGCAGCCGCAAAGCCCTAGCGGATCTGTCGCCCCAACCCAGCGACCAGAATCGGCAGTGGCACAATGGGTCGGTGCTGGAGGCAATTCCCCATACTGCGCTGAACGACCACCAGATAAGGGTGGTTGCCCGAGATTTTGGCATGACGTCGGACGGCGGCCAGCCCCCGAGGCGGGTCAAGATCAGGAACTGCCTGGTCGGCTATTTCCCGACTTACTATGGGCTGGACCTCCCGAATGCGCATCGGCCCCGGCATGTCCTGACCCTGCGCAACCGGGACGAGTTGAAGCCGTTGCTCCTACCTTCAGATCACGAGTAGCAGCTTGGATCGCTTGGCGCGAAGCGGTGGCGGCATTGATTGGAAATAATCGACATGCGTTTCCAATGCAGTGACGCCCTTGACAAAGGCCATTGGTGCTGCTCTAATGCGTGGGACATTATGAATTGGGTCGACGCCCATGCCAACCTGCCTTCCCGGGCAAGGTGGAGCGCGAAAGCGGATGTGGCTCCTGCAGGAGCAACCAAACGGGTAAAGCGTCGACCCTCCTTGCACGGAGGGTTTTTTGTTTTCTGACTCGGCGATTCCTCAAGACTTCATCCAGGCTTACCTGGAGACGCACTACCACGTGCACGGCAACACGCCGGCCACCTTGAAGGTGGGCGAGGTCAACCCCGTGCTGTCGGCCTTGCACGAGGTGGCCGGCGTGGCCTGCAGTGCCTACATCACGGCGTGCAATCCCTTCAGCGAGGAGCAGGAGCCGGCCCGCAACGCCGGGCTGCAGCAGGTCCTGGCGGAGACGCTGCGGCAACGCGGCCTGCGCCACATCGATGGCATTGGCCAGCATCCCTCCAATGCCTGGCCGGGCGAGGCAAGTTACCTGGTGCTCGGCCTGGGCCTGGACGAAGCCAGGGCATTGGGCACGCAGCTCGGCCAGAACGCCATCGTCTGGTCCGGCGCCGATGCCGTGCCGCGATTGATCCTGCTGCGATAAGTACGGACAGATTTGAATCCGAATGGAGAAACGGTGGGTCCGCCGCCCCGCACGGGGGAAGGGGCTGGGGGGATTTGTTCCAGCTTGCCGCCCCCTGACGTCTGGTCAAAAGCGGCTAAACAGGAGAGATCCATGACGATTCGCAGCGGCCTTTTTTCCTCGGAATCGGTTTCCGCAGGTCACCCGGACAAGCTCGCCGATCGAATTTCAGACCGTATTCTCGATGCCTTCCTGGCGTGCGATCACCACTCGCGCGTCGCTTGCGAGACGCTGCTGGCTGACCAGTGCGTGATTGTCGCCGGCGAGTTCAAGACGCGGCGCCGGGATGATTTCGATGCCGTGCGTGCCTCGGCCGAGACCCTGGTGCGCGAGGTGCTGCGCGAGTCCGGCTATCGCGATGCCGAAACGGGCATCGATCCGCAGCGCTGCGAAGTCCAGATCCGCTTCAATGGCCAGTCGCAGGACATTAACCAAGGTGTCGATCGCGCCGACGGCATTCTGGGCGCGGGGGACCAAGGGTTGATGTTCGGCTATGCCTCCGACGAAACGCCCGAGCTTATGCCGGCGCCGATCGTCTACGCCCATCGACTGGTACGGCGCCAGGCGGAACTGCGGCAGCAAGGCGTCTTGCCCTGGCTCCAGCCCGATGCAAAATCGCAGGTGAGCTTCCGCTACGTCGACGGCCGCCCTACGCAGATTGAGGCCGTGGTGCTCTCTACGCAGCATGACGCGGGCATCGAGCTGGAAGCGCTGCGCGCTGCCGTGCTGGAGCATGTGATCGAGCCAGTGATCCCGACGCACTTGCGTGCCAAGGAGCTACGCTGCCTGATCAACCCGACGGGGCGCTTTGTCACGGGGGGACCAAAGGGGGATGCCGGGCTGACCGGCCGCAAGATCATCGTCGATACCTATGGCGGTGCCGCGCCCCACGGCGGCGGCGCGTTCTCGGGCAAGGATCCCTCCAAGGTGGACCGCTCGGCGGCCTATATGGCTCGTTACCTGGCAAGGCAGGTGGTGACGCGCGGCTGGGCGCGGCGTGCTCTAGTGCAGATCGCCTACGCGATCGGCGAGGCCGAGCCGGTCAGCTTCCTGGTCGAGACGTACGGGACGGAGGCCGAGCCACGACACGACATCGCCGTCGAGCTTGCGCGGGAGTTCGACCTGCGGCCGCAGGGCATCATCGAAACCCTGGATCTACTGCGCCCTATCTACTATCCAACCGCAGCCTACGGCCATTTCGGTCGCGTGGATGTCGGCCTCCCTTGGGAGCAGTGAGGGGATGACCGGTGCGCTCGACAGAGCTGCGAAGCCTGCGGGCGCGTCTGCGCCATGCGTGTGAGAGACAGGGCAGCAATCGACGGCGAGGCGGATGTTTCCCAGAAAAACAGTCCAGGAGGATAACGAATGAGCCATGATGGTTTTCTGAGGTTAGCGCAGCAGCACCCCGCCCATGCCAAGCTGGGTGGCCTCGTGGGCTTGCTGGTGGGCGATGCGCTTGGCGTGCCATATGAGTTTCACGCGTCGCAGCAGTTGCCGGCGCGCAAGGCAATCGAGATGCAGCCGCCAACTGGATTTCCGCGAGCGCACAGCGGCGTGCCGATCGGGACCTGGTCGGACGACGGCGCGCAGGCCCTGTGCTTGCTAGCCAGCCTGGTCGAAGAGAGAAGGTTCTCGCTGGTCGATTTCGCCGACCGGCTGCTGCGCTGGCTGGACCGGGGCTATCTGGCCATCGATGGCAAGGTCTTCGATGTTGGCATTCAGACGGCAGATGCGCTGAACAATCTGCGTGACGGCGTGTCGCCGCGTGAGTCGGGCGGAGCCGAGGTCATGGACAACGGTAACGGCAGCCTGATGCGCTGTCTGCCCTTGGCCCTCCTGCATGC comes from the Cupriavidus basilensis genome and includes:
- a CDS encoding DUF3293 domain-containing protein, with the translated sequence MFSDSAIPQDFIQAYLETHYHVHGNTPATLKVGEVNPVLSALHEVAGVACSAYITACNPFSEEQEPARNAGLQQVLAETLRQRGLRHIDGIGQHPSNAWPGEASYLVLGLGLDEARALGTQLGQNAIVWSGADAVPRLILLR
- the metK gene encoding methionine adenosyltransferase translates to MTIRSGLFSSESVSAGHPDKLADRISDRILDAFLACDHHSRVACETLLADQCVIVAGEFKTRRRDDFDAVRASAETLVREVLRESGYRDAETGIDPQRCEVQIRFNGQSQDINQGVDRADGILGAGDQGLMFGYASDETPELMPAPIVYAHRLVRRQAELRQQGVLPWLQPDAKSQVSFRYVDGRPTQIEAVVLSTQHDAGIELEALRAAVLEHVIEPVIPTHLRAKELRCLINPTGRFVTGGPKGDAGLTGRKIIVDTYGGAAPHGGGAFSGKDPSKVDRSAAYMARYLARQVVTRGWARRALVQIAYAIGEAEPVSFLVETYGTEAEPRHDIAVELAREFDLRPQGIIETLDLLRPIYYPTAAYGHFGRVDVGLPWEQ